The Desmonostoc muscorum LEGE 12446 genome includes a region encoding these proteins:
- a CDS encoding aliphatic sulfonate ABC transporter substrate-binding protein — protein MGYQSAGDLVRNRQVLEKRLEPLGIKVEWAQFVQGPQLMEGMAAKRVDVGSVGETPPIFAQVAGSELVYVVGTQRNKRTGTSSVIAVPPESPLKKFEEIKGQEVYFQKGSASHYFILRALQSIGLTIRDIKIKSIPTIEARAAFLEGKIPVWMTGDPHYAIAEKMGRIRVLRDSVGLDSPGGYYIADRKFAEENPGLLKILIEELHALDKWADGHRDEVKKLMITQQKLDEDVATRVMSRRTFVGRRGLSPALIAEQQRVADLFFEQGVIPKKINIQDALLPPDLYAAITPAEIMV, from the coding sequence ATGGGGTATCAGAGTGCAGGGGATCTTGTAAGAAATCGTCAAGTATTAGAGAAACGCTTGGAACCGCTGGGAATCAAGGTGGAATGGGCGCAATTTGTCCAAGGGCCCCAACTGATGGAAGGAATGGCTGCGAAAAGAGTTGACGTGGGTTCGGTGGGAGAAACGCCACCCATTTTTGCCCAAGTAGCTGGATCAGAACTGGTTTATGTTGTCGGTACGCAAAGAAACAAAAGAACAGGGACAAGTAGTGTTATTGCTGTGCCTCCAGAGTCTCCACTGAAAAAATTTGAGGAGATCAAGGGGCAAGAAGTTTATTTTCAAAAAGGCTCAGCATCCCACTATTTTATTCTCAGAGCCTTGCAGTCAATTGGCTTGACCATCAGAGATATTAAAATCAAAAGTATACCAACTATCGAAGCGCGGGCTGCTTTTCTCGAAGGTAAAATTCCAGTTTGGATGACAGGAGATCCGCATTATGCGATCGCCGAAAAGATGGGTCGAATTCGTGTCCTGAGAGATTCTGTCGGGCTAGATTCTCCTGGTGGCTATTATATTGCTGACAGGAAGTTTGCCGAAGAAAACCCTGGCTTGCTCAAAATTCTCATTGAGGAACTTCATGCTCTCGATAAGTGGGCAGATGGGCATCGAGATGAAGTAAAAAAATTGATGATCACTCAACAAAAACTTGATGAGGATGTAGCCACAAGGGTGATGTCTCGTCGCACTTTCGTTGGACGCAGAGGCCTTAGTCCCGCACTGATTGCAGAACAACAACGTGTGGCAGATTTGTTCTTTGAGCAGGGTGTCATACCGAAGAAAATCAACATTCAGGATGCGCTACTTCCGCCTGATTTGTATGCTGCAATCACACCTGCTGAAATTATGGTTTAG
- a CDS encoding transposase: MAGRFEGLSDLEWKLFEDIFPVESEKRGKGMPHAPYRHVLNSLLYILITGCRWCDLPRGDTWASKSSSHRWLKRWRSDGTFEYLQARVLAIANEKGLINWEFGAVDGSFSPWEGRG; encoded by the coding sequence ATGGCTGGACGTTTTGAAGGATTGAGTGACTTGGAATGGAAATTGTTTGAAGATATATTTCCCGTTGAGTCAGAAAAGCGTGGTAAAGGAATGCCTCATGCGCCGTATCGCCATGTATTAAATAGTCTGTTGTACATTCTGATTACTGGATGTCGATGGTGCGATCTACCAAGGGGGGATACTTGGGCATCGAAAAGCTCATCCCACCGATGGTTAAAGCGATGGCGTTCAGATGGAACATTTGAATATTTACAAGCGCGTGTGTTAGCGATCGCAAATGAGAAAGGGCTGATAAACTGGGAGTTCGGCGCGGTTGACGGGTCTTTTTCCCCCTGGGAAGGGCGGGGGTGA
- a CDS encoding transposase: MTGLFPPGKGGGEEVAYGGKGKGILIHTLTEGNGMPLSNCTTPANGNEKEQVLPLLDKVKLKTLKRGRPRKRLKVLAADKGYDSKQQRANLRKRGIRPQIPKRVWKTKKNKGRPIKISAPRFQQERCFAWYQRKYRRLVVRWERQKVYFDSFIDLATIHLWIQRILLVG, encoded by the coding sequence TTGACGGGTCTTTTTCCCCCTGGGAAGGGCGGGGGTGAAGAAGTTGCTTATGGTGGCAAAGGTAAAGGTATCTTAATACACACACTTACAGAAGGTAATGGAATGCCCCTTTCTAACTGTACGACTCCAGCCAACGGTAATGAGAAAGAGCAGGTGTTACCCCTACTTGATAAGGTAAAACTTAAAACTTTGAAGCGTGGTAGACCACGTAAACGGCTCAAGGTACTGGCTGCCGATAAAGGTTATGACTCCAAACAACAACGCGCCAACTTACGCAAACGGGGTATTCGACCCCAAATACCAAAACGAGTCTGGAAAACAAAGAAAAACAAAGGCAGACCCATCAAAATCTCTGCTCCAAGATTCCAGCAAGAGCGTTGTTTTGCTTGGTATCAACGTAAATATCGTCGTTTGGTTGTTCGCTGGGAGCGACAGAAAGTATATTTTGATTCATTCATTGACCTTGCTACTATCCATCTCTGGATTCAAAGAATCTTATTAGTGGGATAG